The genomic stretch AGTTACAATTTTACCTAACGGTATTGTCGGTTGGTGGCAAAACTGGGCATGGCTTAAACTAAAATCTCTGTTGGGGTTACAATCATCCTTAATTACTTATCCTTCTCTTGAAGAAGTAGAAGAGGAAACCTAACACATGACAATTGACAGTTGACTCTTAATTACCTATCCATTGTGTTTCAGTAGATATTTAATGGTTTTAAGTAATTCCATTGTTTTAAAAGGTTTAATGATATAGGCATCAGCCCCTTGTCTTGTAGCCCAGTGAATGTCAAAGTCTTCTCCTTTTGTGGAACAAATGATTACGGGAACTTTCTCTGTGGTAGGATTTGTTTTTATCCAACGACATAATTCATAACCATTCATTTCTGGCATAACTACATCTGTAATTACTAAGCTAAATTGCTCTTGTTCCATAATTTTGGTCGCTTCTACCCCATTCACAGCCTCTTTTACCTGAATATTAAACTGCTTTAGTGCTTCGCAGATCACTTCTCTGGGAGTATGATTATCATCAACAACTAAAATTTTAATCATGATTTGATTAACACTTGAAAGATTATAGGGAGTAGATGGACTAAATAATTATAGAGAATGATTAGAAATGGATTAGATTTGAACGATTTTTAGTCGCTATAATCCCCATGACAAACCGATTCAATTATAACATAAAACCCGTCTCGTGCTGATTTGTAGCTTTCTTGTTTGAAGAAAAATTTAGCAAGAGGATTTTTTGTACAAAAAGCTAAAAATGCTGATATGTATTCTTTTGGTTTAATAAAAGTTTTGAATAAACATTTTGCTCATCTACTAATTGTATCTCACATGGGGTTGTTATTTCTCCTATAATCTGACATTCTTGAGACAATTGTTGTTTTAACTTATAAGCTATGTCTGAATCAACACATAAAATTAACTCAAAATCTTCTCCCCCATATAATGTCCAATGTAAAGCAGTGTCAAAGTCAGTCATCGCTAGAATTCCTGAGTCTATCGGTATTTTTCTTAAGTTGACGATGGCACCCATCTTACTTTTGTTACATATTTGAATAATAGCATCGGCTAAACCATCACTACTATCCATCCCTGTAATTTTTCCATAAGGTTTACAATTAGCTAAGGTTTTAATGACATCTAAACGGGGTTGAGGGTATTGGTGTGCCAAAATTACCTTTTCTTTCGTTTTACTGCTCACATGACTATATTTTTCGGGATAGAGTAACATTTCTAGTCCTGCTCTTGCTAATCCATGACTACCTGTTATTACAATTAAGTCTCCCGCTTGGGCTGTATGACGATAGATAGCTTCACTCTCATGGACTTCTCCTAAAGCAGTGATGGCAATGGTATTGACGACAGAACTTGTTATATCTCCACCTACAATTGTACAGTTAAAATGTGTTAAACATTGTTTCATACCCTGATAAACTGCTTCTATCCAAGATATTTCTGTGTCTTTTTTTAGAGATAAGCCAACGGTAATGGCTTTGGGAGTCCCCCCCATAGCGGCTATATCTGAAAGGTTTGCGGCGACTGCACGATAACCAATGGAATGAGGAGGAGTTGTTCGATCACTAAAATGAACATTTTCCACTAAAATATCTGTAGTAACTACTAATTTTTTATGGGTACTAATATCAAGAATTGCTCCATCATCTCCATTTTTAGCTTGATCACAATATTGATTTATGATAGCTAATAATTGATGTTCTCCTATATCTTTTACCTTTAACATAATCAACCAATAATTTTTTTAGAAAAGATTATTTTATATAGTTTTATTTAATCTTATGTGGGAAAACCCGCCTCAAAAATTAATCTTAAATAATAATGATGTTCATATTTGGTTATTAGATATTAATGAATTTTTATCAGAAAATATTGTTAGTTATTTTGATATTTTGTCATCTGATGAACAAGAGAAATTTAATACTTTTAGTCGTAAATTACAAGGACATCGATTTTTAATTAATAGAGCATATTTAAGGATAATTTTAGCTCAATATTTACAAATAAGTCCTCAAGAAATATTGTTTAACTATAGTCAAAAAGGAAAACCAAGTCTCAATATAAAAACTAATCCTGAGAAAATTTATTTTAATGTTTCTCATAAATATAATTATACCATATATGCGATCGCTAGGAAAAATTTAGGAATTGACTTAGAAAAAATTGATCCTCAAGTCAATATACAAAAAATAGCTCAAAGGTTTTTTTGTCTTGAAGAATATGAATGTTTAAAACAATTAAATAGTCAGGATAAAGCTAAATATTTTTTTACATTATGGACTATTAAAGAAGCCTATTTAAAATCGATCGGAGAAGGTTTATCAGGAGGATTAAACAGCATATATATAAACTTATTACAACAAAAATTAAATTATCAATTAATTAATTATCAAGAAAAAAAAAAATTAATTGCTATACTAAAACATGGAATTTATTTGAAGACTATATAATGAGTATTGTTATTAACTCTAATTATTATAATTGGAATATTCAAACTTATATAGCAATATTATCTAAGTTGTAAAAAAAACGTAATTAAAAAGGCAAGATAATCAGTATCTTTGATATTCTTTTCTAATAATTGATTGTTCACAAATGATTTAGGAATTATATATTAGAAATTATGGCTCTCCTACAGTAGTTATGACAAATTAATAGAAAATAATTAATATAAACTTTGATAGCTATAGCTTTGACTCTTTTAAAAATGCAATTATTATAAATTAACAGTTTGAATTTAACCTAATACCTGCTACCTGATACCTGACACCTTTTTTTAGACATAATTTATCATATTCAAAGTAGAAGAGCCGAAATTATTTATAGTAAAAAATATGAATAAGTTTTATAATTATCAAGGAATGAGAAAAATTAAATAAAATGATTAAAAATAAAATTGATACTTTTTTATGGATAACAATAATTTTTTTAGGTAGTTGTTCTCAGAATAAAGTATTTAGTCAAGAAAATGATATTTTGACTATAGCAACAGTTCAAGATTTAGTTAACGGTGATTTAATCTGTTATGCAACTTTAATTGATGATAATGGACAAGAAAGTACTATGGGTGCTAGTTTTGAAATTTGTGAAAAACCAGATCAATACTTGAATAAAAAAGTAAAATTAACTTATGAATTAGCTAATATTAATGATTGTGAAAGTAATGAGCCTTGTGGGAAAACTCGTCAAGAATTGATTATTATAGAAATGGAAACGATCGAATAAAGATGATTAATATTAACGAAATTGAGGTTCACAATAAGGAGAATTTTCGCAGGGAAAAGTATTAATTAAATTAATCATTTGATATAAACGACTAAATTTTCTGGATTGAAGATAAAAACCAATACGAGGTAAATAAGGGATGTCTTGTTTTTCTTTTGGAAGTATTGATATTTGCTCAATTTTACCCTTAATTAATATATCTTTAAATTCTTCATTTAATAGTTCAATTTGCTCACTGGTTAAGTCATAATTCAGTCTTACCA from Geminocystis sp. NIES-3709 encodes the following:
- the thiL gene encoding thiamine-phosphate kinase, with amino-acid sequence MLKVKDIGEHQLLAIINQYCDQAKNGDDGAILDISTHKKLVVTTDILVENVHFSDRTTPPHSIGYRAVAANLSDIAAMGGTPKAITVGLSLKKDTEISWIEAVYQGMKQCLTHFNCTIVGGDITSSVVNTIAITALGEVHESEAIYRHTAQAGDLIVITGSHGLARAGLEMLLYPEKYSHVSSKTKEKVILAHQYPQPRLDVIKTLANCKPYGKITGMDSSDGLADAIIQICNKSKMGAIVNLRKIPIDSGILAMTDFDTALHWTLYGGEDFELILCVDSDIAYKLKQQLSQECQIIGEITTPCEIQLVDEQNVYSKLLLNQKNTYQHF
- a CDS encoding PleD family two-component system response regulator, whose protein sequence is MIKILVVDDNHTPREVICEALKQFNIQVKEAVNGVEATKIMEQEQFSLVITDVVMPEMNGYELCRWIKTNPTTEKVPVIICSTKGEDFDIHWATRQGADAYIIKPFKTMELLKTIKYLLKHNG
- a CDS encoding 4'-phosphopantetheinyl transferase superfamily protein; this encodes MWENPPQKLILNNNDVHIWLLDINEFLSENIVSYFDILSSDEQEKFNTFSRKLQGHRFLINRAYLRIILAQYLQISPQEILFNYSQKGKPSLNIKTNPEKIYFNVSHKYNYTIYAIARKNLGIDLEKIDPQVNIQKIAQRFFCLEEYECLKQLNSQDKAKYFFTLWTIKEAYLKSIGEGLSGGLNSIYINLLQQKLNYQLINYQEKKKLIAILKHGIYLKTI